Proteins from a genomic interval of bacterium:
- the rlmB gene encoding 23S rRNA (guanosine(2251)-2'-O)-methyltransferase RlmB — protein sequence MNDKPREFIFGKNPVFESLRGGRDVHEIYGTHESIKWLLRKCEQNGIKIRAKISTADKSQLYKLVKRKDHQGLVALVSQFEYTPLKLILRRKPDIMVMPVGITDPQNLGAIIRTSELLGVGAILIPKKNSAKITPVVAHTSAGAVEHMPIAIVESPAHTIESLKREGYKVVACEKPSTKSTPLPEFEPPSKTLLLFGSEGKGLPLSIVKRADLVVSIPQKGIIDSFNVSAAAAIIIYHICSHAIKIKNSHSN from the coding sequence ATGAACGATAAACCCAGGGAATTTATTTTCGGCAAAAATCCTGTATTCGAGTCACTCCGTGGAGGAAGAGACGTACACGAAATATATGGCACCCATGAATCCATAAAGTGGCTTTTGAGAAAATGCGAACAAAACGGAATAAAGATAAGAGCGAAAATATCAACGGCGGACAAAAGTCAACTTTACAAGCTCGTTAAGCGGAAAGACCATCAGGGATTAGTAGCATTGGTAAGTCAATTCGAATACACGCCGTTAAAGTTAATTCTTAGGAGAAAACCCGATATCATGGTCATGCCTGTGGGCATTACAGACCCTCAGAATCTGGGCGCCATAATTCGCACATCAGAACTCTTGGGCGTAGGAGCCATATTAATACCCAAGAAAAATAGCGCAAAAATAACCCCTGTAGTGGCTCATACCAGCGCCGGTGCAGTGGAACACATGCCAATAGCTATTGTAGAATCTCCAGCGCACACCATAGAATCCCTAAAAAGGGAAGGATATAAGGTTGTAGCCTGTGAAAAGCCGTCTACAAAGTCTACACCGCTCCCTGAATTTGAACCGCCGTCAAAAACGCTTCTTCTGTTTGGTTCGGAGGGAAAAGGACTACCCCTCTCAATCGTTAAAAGGGCAGATTTAGTAGTCTCAATTCCTCAGAAGGGCATTATAGACTCTTTCAATGTATCTGCGGCGGCAGCGATTATAATATATCACATCTGCTCGCACGCCATAAAAATCAAAAATTCACATAGTAATTAG
- a CDS encoding pantoate--beta-alanine ligase, giving the protein MRVIRSIQKMYKLSESARKEGKIIGFVPTMGYLHEGHLSLIRIARKRCDLLVVSIFVNPTQFGPNEDLNSYPRDFERDSKLCEKEGVDVIFAPTTEEMYPDGYSTWVEVKGPVTEVLCGAFRPGHFRGVTTVVAKLFNIVQPHFAVFGQKDAQQLVVIKKMTRELNFPVEIVAAPTVREKDGLAMSSRNEYLNENERKVAPKIYQSLILAKNMLLRGERDTEKIKNEMRKFLESAKLIKVQYIDIVDADTLEPLKNARGRVMVALAAFLGKARLIDNIIVDLNKEKTNER; this is encoded by the coding sequence ATGAGAGTCATAAGGTCGATACAAAAGATGTATAAGTTGTCAGAATCGGCGCGAAAGGAAGGCAAGATAATAGGCTTCGTGCCGACAATGGGTTATCTTCACGAGGGACACTTATCGCTTATAAGAATAGCTCGCAAGCGATGCGACCTGCTTGTCGTGTCAATATTCGTCAACCCGACTCAATTCGGACCAAATGAAGACCTTAATTCGTATCCTCGTGACTTCGAGCGGGATTCGAAGCTCTGCGAAAAAGAGGGAGTCGATGTTATATTCGCGCCGACAACTGAGGAAATGTACCCCGATGGGTACTCGACATGGGTTGAAGTTAAAGGGCCTGTAACCGAAGTTCTTTGCGGAGCATTCCGACCAGGGCATTTCAGAGGTGTTACTACAGTAGTAGCCAAACTCTTCAACATCGTTCAACCACATTTTGCCGTTTTCGGTCAAAAGGACGCGCAACAACTTGTGGTCATCAAGAAAATGACCCGCGAGCTGAACTTTCCTGTGGAAATCGTAGCCGCACCCACAGTACGAGAAAAGGATGGACTCGCAATGTCATCTCGAAACGAGTATCTAAACGAAAACGAGCGAAAAGTCGCTCCGAAAATATATCAATCCCTTATTCTGGCAAAAAATATGCTTCTTAGAGGTGAAAGGGATACCGAAAAAATAAAAAATGAAATGAGAAAGTTTTTGGAAAGCGCAAAACTAATAAAAGTTCAGTATATAGATATAGTGGATGCTGATACCCTTGAGCCATTGAAAAATGCTCGCGGCAGGGTTATGGTTGCTTTGGCTGCATTCCTCGGCAAAGCAAGACTTATAGACAACATCATAGTTGACCTCAATAAAGAGAAAACTAATGAACGATAA